A single genomic interval of Pyrus communis chromosome 7, drPyrComm1.1, whole genome shotgun sequence harbors:
- the LOC137741157 gene encoding uncharacterized protein isoform X1, with translation MASLLVFITFLLLRLCTVQAVVLTLRPAVSPIYPVDLHQVRLRDHVRHVKIFKHVVGSGVNISMSYDVVFYLPAPANGVTTWEIAFQKSKGPVTIFGDIILKDKIIEYDLARQRLGWPTRDCSLPMDGCERKFWQK, from the exons ATGGCTTCACTTTTGGTGTTCATAACCTTCTTGTTGCTCCGGCTCTGCACTGTCCAAGCAGTGGTTCTAACGCTGCGGCCTGCAGTCTCCCCCATTTATCCGGTCGACTTACACCAGGTTCGCCTACGGGATCACGTAAGACACGTGAAAATATTCAAACATGTTGTCGGCAGCGGGGTCAACATATCGATGTCCTATGATGTTGTGTTTTATCTCCCAGCTCCTGCT AATGGTGTTACTACTTGGGAGATTGCATTTCAGAAATCTAAGGGACCGGTCACAATCTTTGGAG ATATTATTCTCAAAGATAAGATAATCGAATACGATTTAGCACGACAGCGCTTGGGATGGCCAACCCGAGATT GTTCCTTGCCTATGGATGGATGTGAACGTAAGTTTTGGCAAAAATGA
- the LOC137741157 gene encoding uncharacterized protein isoform X2 translates to MASLLVFITFLLLRLCTVQAVVLTLRPAVSPIYPVDLHQVRLRDHNGVTTWEIAFQKSKGPVTIFGDIILKDKIIEYDLARQRLGWPTRDCSLPMDGCERKFWQK, encoded by the exons ATGGCTTCACTTTTGGTGTTCATAACCTTCTTGTTGCTCCGGCTCTGCACTGTCCAAGCAGTGGTTCTAACGCTGCGGCCTGCAGTCTCCCCCATTTATCCGGTCGACTTACACCAGGTTCGCCTACGGGATCAC AATGGTGTTACTACTTGGGAGATTGCATTTCAGAAATCTAAGGGACCGGTCACAATCTTTGGAG ATATTATTCTCAAAGATAAGATAATCGAATACGATTTAGCACGACAGCGCTTGGGATGGCCAACCCGAGATT GTTCCTTGCCTATGGATGGATGTGAACGTAAGTTTTGGCAAAAATGA
- the LOC137741157 gene encoding uncharacterized protein isoform X3 — translation MASLLVFITFLLLRLCTVQAVVLTLRPAVSPIYPVDLHQNGVTTWEIAFQKSKGPVTIFGDIILKDKIIEYDLARQRLGWPTRDCSLPMDGCERKFWQK, via the exons ATGGCTTCACTTTTGGTGTTCATAACCTTCTTGTTGCTCCGGCTCTGCACTGTCCAAGCAGTGGTTCTAACGCTGCGGCCTGCAGTCTCCCCCATTTATCCGGTCGACTTACACCAG AATGGTGTTACTACTTGGGAGATTGCATTTCAGAAATCTAAGGGACCGGTCACAATCTTTGGAG ATATTATTCTCAAAGATAAGATAATCGAATACGATTTAGCACGACAGCGCTTGGGATGGCCAACCCGAGATT GTTCCTTGCCTATGGATGGATGTGAACGTAAGTTTTGGCAAAAATGA